A window of the Brassica napus cultivar Da-Ae chromosome A2, Da-Ae, whole genome shotgun sequence genome harbors these coding sequences:
- the LOC106396261 gene encoding 2-C-methyl-D-erythritol 4-phosphate cytidylyltransferase, chloroplastic yields MAMLQATLGFLSSPTFSFSSSYFFPNLSVKSTSLCLGFSCRPSVQRLDFSKRVSSRSYRRDALIHSVRCSSSSESDNSNAVVKEKSVSVILLAGGQGKRMKMTIPKQYIPLLGQPIALYSFFTFSRMSEVKEIVVVCDPFFRDIFEEYEDSIDVDLKFALPGKERQDSVHSGLQEIDVNAELVCIHDSARPLVDTEDVEKVLKDGWAVGAAVLGVPAKATIKEVNSDSLVVKTLDRKTLWEMQTPQVIKPELLKRGFELVKREGLEVTDDVSIVEYLKHPVYVTQGSYTNIKVTTPDDLLLAERILSMDS; encoded by the exons ATGGCGATGCTTCAAGCGACTCTTGGCTTCCTTAGTTCTCCGACATTTTCGTTCTCTTCCTCTTATTTTTTTCCGAATCTTTCAGTCAAGTCGACGTCACTCTGTCTGGGCTTCAGCTGTCGTCCCTCAG TTCAAAGACTTGATTTTTCGAAAAGGGTCAGTAGTAGAAGCTACAGAAGAGATGCTTTAATACATTCAGTCAGATGTTCTTCATCGTCTGAGTCTGATAAT AGCAATGCAGTTGTGAAGGAGAAGAGTGTCTCAGTGATTCTCTTAGCTGGAGGTCAAGGGAAGAGAATGAAA ATGACCATTCCGAAACAGTATATACCACTCCTTGGTCAGCCTATTGCTTTGTACAG CTTTTTCACCTTTTCACGTATGTCTGAAGTGAAGGAGATTGTAGTTGTTTGTGATCCATTTTTCCGAGATATTTTTGAAG AATATGAAGACTCAATTGATGTTGACCTTAAATTCGCTCTTCCTGGTAAAGAAAGGCAAGATTCTGTTCACAGTGGACTTCAG GAAATAGATGTGAACGCTGAGCTTGTTTGCATCCACGACTCAGCAAGACCGTTGGTGGACACTGAAGATGTCGAGAAG GTGCTTAAAGATGGTTGGGCAGTTGGAGCAGCCGTGCTTGGTGTTCCAGCTAAAGCTACAATCAAAGAG GTCAATTCAGATTCACTCGTGGTGAAGACTCTCGacaggaaaaccctttgggaaaTGCAGACACcacag GTGATCAAACCAGAGCTGTTGAAGAGAGGATTCGAGCTTGTGAAAAG AGAAGGTCTAGAGGTAACAGATGATGTTTCGATTGTTGAATACCTCAAGCATCCTGTTTATGTCACTCAAGGATCTTACACAAACATCAAG gTTACAACACCTGATGATTTACTGCTTGCTGAGAGAATCTTGAGCATGGACTCATGA
- the LOC125580011 gene encoding NADH dehydrogenase [ubiquinone] 1 beta subcomplex subunit 3-A, whose amino-acid sequence MSRGRGMRRRRRRRRRRRVKMAKPLGTTGEFFRRRDEWRKHPMLSNQMRHALPGLGIGVGAFCVYLVGEQIYSKLMAPSSQSSHQKQPAPSH is encoded by the exons ATGAGCAGGGGAAGgggaatgagaagaagaagaagaagaa gaagaagaagaagggtgaAAATGGCGAAACCGTTGGGAACTACGGGAGAGTTTTTCAGGAGAAGGGATGAGTGGAGGAAGCACCCGATGCTTTCGAATCAGATGAGACACGCGCTCCCTGGTCTCGGGATCGGTGTTGGAGCCTTCTGCGTTTACCTCGTCGGTGAGCAGATCTATAGCAAACTCATGGCTCCTTCTTCTCAATCATCTCACCAGAAACAACCAGCTCCGTCTCACTGA